One Drosophila subobscura isolate 14011-0131.10 chromosome U, UCBerk_Dsub_1.0, whole genome shotgun sequence DNA window includes the following coding sequences:
- the LOC117900816 gene encoding uncharacterized protein LOC117900816, producing MSDIEIHHVANEASAPHEDEDVQRGETRRASELPKLSAKLKSKANFCCIAKEYYSDYSNLVDSLHIMPRLMIHQRGFKINNTYGLTLNIRNSGLYPRLIHVSTDSPVDTSISIVEADLHRYLATDELLEVKIWIRATSWRDINRRRHIYIESYHPNIIFQVPIIVLHKLEEPSLCEFISLPRCVPNNKSYYEMIIYNPTEERIRMRYRNTNRGLTLNTLNKDLLPPKDYIKVLLVFQAEKLQALKGFFNIKFGVMAPKMIIFDFLAKSMGVHLSGGTVSFGLTKFSREERRTVTVCNESPHEVFMSGTFDSDQRDVESTTQSVASHFSNKLIDEAVSMHSVLLYDFEENSNVQTVNYNATAAKHFGFVVPHSIPACSSAEIVINFRPLYDSHEPFSDDAEPPYFQRTRLNFCFTDAEECMESHFVVVSGEISGIEVELYPKVIDFRKIYLGEEHCAQIKILNVDAVPAKVAYKDTLEKDLGGVRVSPIEGFLLEPCCRGVFSLSFYTVHPSRFTITLRFKVVNGGHHKVHIKGTGQHVQLRTFPQLVEFGSIPMAVPQKRYMLLMNPLAVPITLQVTPSDDGEEQPLVLNIRDATEMLPITVRDPIKHLQRAHEDMRHDSLELADIKLTSVVPEMLSLKSLHINESAYSMEFEEAVMEPVPLLATHLLTNLKRQKIFDKTETDKRVIQEALHGLLSTKYFSIFTKHNNFIFMDWNALPSDPREVYCDNEIIYLRPNTGRTITILLIPNQVGYFHRSLTVRICPSVLSNSGSSEDLQSVKTLIKSDFLCSKLWFEYNCVTPEIEWSNLVDLSSRIVYAGEEYEFDMAFYNRSNTGGFLHFDVIPNEMSFRDGTWKFYIGSGSRIMAKCAVSFRSLGNTRLTGLMKIVGAPRPYAFHLFANVLPTEIRITPNYVQRRLQTYELHKVHFYIDNYSPTNTKLTMKLQDTTFQYLTTRGGVLASTGQSMYTTLVAIFPDPDLYQNTLYVDLQFDHVMEIPITFLVEGVPLYFEPNIRQGFDAGQLYTDTKEQFQQNVYNHRFPVKVFNKGFRAYRVTVTRLKTYAQAKGRYSPCASQALTARFDITPKHLCLSPGCEERLEILISSWQEGVVLSDFLLQVTDQKYPQRKYTIKVTAKAEFIECQLVWSRKQLLFEYQSCEPLKQRSNIHTPELINKQALPLAEVRLQVSGPFRIKGLYEDTFEKEILVPIEALQHKDIFVMLNRGAMKQLYCKQLEGRISVWALGRQLNPLALKVTVQVPDVLILQPELVLFDRGAAFDCSVSLVNQGCLRAEFKWKRLDTAEQFVGDNDDPQDLVADFLSELLRMLEYNFSCEEEPNMTLRYQQCRCQFSQHSDTAELVLEILDELVNDLDLSHRPLVYPRGEQSSEDSALELHSTSSFVRATIHDLLDRLNVESSEQLSPASSEYCFAERFIYFHEKQGVVELPDVQPEHQCVLHLPHIRRSHEMRATFQLTVVGGRSQCLSVTLVNLAQKIKFHKQSVYLGIKPWYEQFNAVLRVENVTKYQLQLCVVELTPVQPAEKRLIEGHSTLLSSDLIHLEPLASEQLRLKGILGFSESFCHTFGVLINSSALSHFWLRGQGVMPMLDADSKLPADHQEELDIVEEYRLLQRIYYYEMFKSITETDAELAAAAGEEEGLQEDAITEDFSQLSESEEEMSSARQRQHDTQLFKMVQTYVLVNNNQELPHATILKQLLLGARYRKRLRDNGELYAQHQQVYQRHQQLHKAGSYKLPPNAKYFTVQPIPCQQQGHILDLGQLNRNTLRRFELQLHFSGPGKLIAAARTAVRIPGLFVDFSISPEQHADKKFSFWSEQCSTLEYFKKKYRNMLERLADAHNPQLKHSHSFDLDRLLKHQRTLTGKDRRLMQEYYNSLNPSVYADHKHHFTLAKVYSGSQSNYSGVDVRIVGYFKPEARYYEKHQFVEDYIYIDLHMGPTLPILLLGSIAA from the exons ATGTCGGATATTGAAATACACCATGTGGCCAATGAGGCGTCAGCGCCACACGAGGACGAAGATGTGCAGCGAGGAGAAACCAGAAGAGCTTCTGAACTGCCCAAACTGAGCGCAAAACTCAAATCAAAAGCGAATTTCTGCTGCATAGCCAAAGAGT ACTACAGCGACTACTCGAACCTGGTTGATTCGCTGCACATAATGCCGCGGCTGATGATACACCAGCGGGGCTTCAAGATTAACAACACCTACGGCCTGACGCTGAACATCAGGAACAGTGGATTG TACCCCCGCTTGATCCATGTGAGCACGGACAGCCCCGTGGACACTTCCATCTCCATAGTCGAAGCGGATTTGCATCGCTATCTGGCAACTGATGAGCTGCTGGAGGTTAAGATTTGGATACGTGCCACCAGCTGGCGTGACATCAATCGCAGGCGGCACATTTACATCGAATCGTACCACCCGAACATCATCTTTCAAGTGCCCATCATTG TGCTGCACAAGCTGGAGGAGCCTTCGTTGTGTGAATTTATAAGCCTGCCACGCTGCGTGCCGAACAACAAGTCCTACTACGAGATGATCATCTACAATCCCACAGAGGAACGCATTCGCATGCGCTACAGAAA cACCAATCGCGGCCTCACTCTGAACACTTTGAACAAGGATCTGCTGCCGCCCAAGGACTACATCAaagtgctgctggtgttcCAGGCGGAGAAGCTGCAGGCGCTGAAGGGCTTCTTCAACATCAAGTTCGGTGTGA TGGCGCCCAAAATGATCATCTTTGACTTCCTCGCCAAGTCCATGGGCGTGCATTTGAGCGGCGGCACCGTGTCCTTCGGCCTGACCAAGTTCTCACGCGAGGAGCGACGCACCGTGACCGTGTGCAATGAGTCGCCGCATGAGGTCTTCATGTCCGGCACTTTTGACAGCGATCAGCGGGACGTGGAGTCCACCACGCAGAGCGTTGCCTCACATTTCTCGAACAAACTGATCGATGAGGCCGTCAGCATGCACAGCGTGCTGCTCTACGACTTTGAGGAGAATTCCAACGTACAAACTGTCAACTACAATGCGACGGCGGCCAAGCACTTTGGCTTCGTGGTGCCGCACTCGATTCCAGCTTGCTCCTCAGCGGAGATTGTCATCAACTTTAGGCCGCTGTACGACAGTCATGAACCCTTCTCGGACGATGCGGAGCCGCCGTACTTTCAGCGCACGCGGCTCAACTTTTGCTTCACGGATGCTGAGGAGTGCATGGAGTCGCATTTTGTGGTGGTCTCGGGCGAGATCAGCGGCATTGAGGTGGAGCTGTATCCCAAGGTGATTGATTTTCGAAAGATTTACCTCGGGGAGGAGCACTGCGCGCAGATAAAGATTCTCAATGTGGATG CTGTGCCCGCCAAAGTGGCGTACAAGGACACCCTGGAGAAGGACCTGGGCGGCGTGCGTGTGTCGCCCATTGAGGGCTTCCTGCTGGAGCCCTGCTGCCGCGGCGTCTTTAGTTTGTCCTTCTACACGGTGCATCCCTCGCGTTTTACCATCACGCTGCGCTTTAAGGTGGTGAATGGCGGGCATCACAAGGTGCACATCAA AGGCACTGGCCAGCATGTGCAGCTGCGCACGTTCCCACAGCTCGTGGAATTCGGCAGCATACCCATGGCTGTGCCGCAGAAGCGTTACATGCTGCTCATGAACCCGCTGGCCGTGCCCATAACGCTGCAGGTGACGCCCAGCGATGATGGggaggagcagccgctggTGCTGAACATACGCGACGCCACGGAAATGCTGCCCATCACGGTGCGGGATCCCATTAAGCACCTGCAGCGCGCACACGAGGACATGCGCCACGATTCGCTGGAGCTGGCGGACATCAAGCTGACGAGCGTCGTGCCGGAGATGCTGTCACTGAAGTCGCTGCACATCAACGAGTCCGCGTACAGCATGGAGTTCGAGGAGGCTGTGATGG AGCccgtgccgctgctggccacccACCTGCTGACCAACCTCAAGCGGCAAAAGATATTCGACAAGACGGAGACGGACAAGCGGGTGATCCAGGAGGCGCTGCACGGACTGCTCAGCACCAAGTACTTTTCCATCTTCACCAAGCACAACAATTTCATATTCATGGACTGGAATGCGCTGCCCAGCGATCCGCGGGAGGTTTACTGCGACAACGAAATCATCTATCTGCGACCCAACACGGGGCGCACCATCACCATTCTGCTGATCCCCAATCAAGTGGGTTACTTCCATCGCTCGCTCACCGTGCGCATCTGCCCCTCGGTGCTGTCCAATTCGGGCTCCAGCGAGGATCTGCAGAGCGTCAAGACGCTCATCAAGTCGGACTTTCTGTGCTCCAAGCTGTGGTTTGAGTATAATTGTGTGACGCCCGAGATTGAGTGGAGCAATCTGGTGGATCTTTCCTCGCGGATTGTCTACGCGGGCGAGGAGTACGAATTCGACATGGCCTTCTACAACAGATCCAACACGGGTGGCTTTCTGCACTTTGATGTCATT CCAAATGAAATGAGTTTTCGCGATGGCACCTGGAAGTTCTACATTGGTTCGGGCTCACGCATCATGGCCAAGTGTGCGGTCAGCTTCCGCTCGCTGGGCAACACGCGGCTCACGGGTCTGATGAAAATTGTGGGCGCCCCGCGGCCGTAtgcctttcatttgtttgccaatgtGCTGCCCACGGAGATAAGGATTACGCCCAACTATGTGCAGCGACGACTGCAGACGTACGAGCTGCACAAGGTGCACTTTTACATAGACAATTACTCGCCCACGAACACCAAGCTGACAATGAAATTG CAGGACACCACGTTCCAATATCTGACAACAAGAGGCGGTGTGCTGGCCTCCACGGGGCAGAGCATGTACACCACACTGGTGGCGATATTCCCCGATCCAGATCTCTATCAGAACACACTCTATGTGGACCTGCAGTTCGATCACGTCATGGAGATACCCATCACGTTCCTCGTTGAGGGTGTGCCGCTGTACTTTGAGCCAAACATCAGGCAGGGCTTCGATGCGGGTCAGCTCTACACCGACACCAAGGAGCAGTTCCAGCAGAACGTCTACAACCATCGCTTTCCCGTGAAGGTGTTCAACAAGGGTTTCCGCGCGTATCGCGTCACCGTCACACGCCTAAAGACCTACGCCCAGGCCAAGGGCCGCTACTCGCCCTGCGCCTCACAGGCGCTGACCGCGCGCTTTGACATCACGCCCAAGCATTTGTGCCTGTCGCCTGGCTGCGAGGAGCGACTCGAGATACTCATCAGCTCGTGGCAGGAGGGCGTGGTGCTGAGCGACTTTCTGCTGCAGGTCACCGACCAGAAGTATCCGCAGCGCAAGTACACCATCAAGGTGACGGCCAAGGCGGAGTTCATCGAGTGCCAGCTGGTCTGGAGCCgcaagcagctgctgttcgAGTACCAAAGCTGCGAGCCGCTGAAGCAACGCTCCAACATCCACACCCCCGAGCTGATCAACAAGCAGGCGCTGCCCCTTGCGGAGGTGCGGCTGCAGGTCAGCGGTCCCTTTCGCATCAAGGGGCTCTACGAGGACACGTTCGAGAAGGAGATCCTGGTGCCCATTGAGGCGCTGCAGCACAAGGACATCTTTGTCATGCTCAACCGCGGCGCCATGAAGCAGCTCTactgcaagcagctggagggtCGCATCAGCGTCTGGGCTCTGGGGCGACAGCTGAATCCGCTCGCGCTGAAGGTCACAGTGCAGGTGCCCGATGTGCTTATCCTGCAGCCCGAACTGGTGCTCTTTGACCGCGGCGCGGCCTTCGACTGCAGCGTGAGTCTCGTCAATCAGGGCTGCCTGCGTGCCGAGTTCAAGTGGAAGCGCCTGGACACCGCCGAGCAGTTTGTGGGCGACAACGATGATCCGCAGGATCTGGTGGCTGACTTCCTGTCGGAGTTGCTGCGCATGCTCGAGTACAATTTCAGCTGCGAGGAGGAGCCCAACATGACGCTGCGCTATCAGCAGTGCCGCTGTCAGTTCAGCCAGCACTCGGACACGGCAGAACTCGTGCTGGAAATACTCGATGAGTTGGTCAACGATTTGGACCTCAGCCACCGCCCTTTGGTGTACCCCCGGGGAGAGCAATCCAGCGAAGACTCCGCCCTGGAGCTGCACAGCACCTCGAGCTTTGTGCGTGCCACAATTCACGATTTGCTCGACCGCCTGAATGTCGAGTCCAGCGAGCAGCTGTCGCCTGCCTCCTCGGAGTACTGCTTCGCGGAGCGTTTCATCTACTTTCACGAGAAGCAGGGCGTGGTGGAGTTGCCCGATGTGCAGCCGGAGCATCAGTGTGTGTTGCATCTACCCCACATCCGCCGCTCCCATGAGATGAGGGCCACCTTTCAGCTCACAGTGGTGGGCGGACGCAGTCAGTGTCTGTCCGTGACGCTGGTCAATCTGGCCCAGAAGATTAAGTTTCACAAGCAGAGCGTTTATCTGGGGATTAAG CCTTGGTACGAGCAATTCAATGCTGTGCTGCGCGTCGAAAATGTGACCAAATACCAGCTGCAACTTTGTGTTGTGGAGCTGACACCAGTGCAGCCAGCGGAGAAGCGACTCATTGAGGGCCACAGCACGCTGCTGAGCAGCGATTTGATACACTTGGAGCCTCTAGCCAGCGAACAGCTGCGCCTCAAGGGCATACTCGGCTTCAGCGAGAGCTTCTGCCACACCTTTGGGGTGCTCATAAACAGCAGTGCCTTGAGCCACTTTTGGCTGCGTGGCCAGGGCGTGATGCCCATGCTGGACGCAGACTCCAAGCTGCCTGCGGACCACCAAGAGGAACTGGACATCGTGGAGGAGTATcgcctgctgcagcgcatTTACTACTACGAAATGTTCAAAAGCATCACCGAGACAGATGCtgagctggctgctgccgctggcgagGAGGAGGGCTTGCAGGAGGATGCCATAACCGAAGATTTCAGTCAGCTGTCGGAGAGCGAGGAGGAAATGTCCAGCGCGCGACAGCGCCAGCACGACACGCAGCTGTTTAAAATGGTGCAAACCTACGTGCTGGTCAACAACAACCAGGAGCTGCCACACGCCACCATCCTCAAGCAGTTGCTGCTCGGAGCACGCTACCGCAAACGCCTGCGGGACAACGGGGAGCTGTatgcccagcaccagcaggtcTACCAGCGCCATCAGCAACTGCACAAGGCAGGCAGCTACAAGCTGCCGCCGAATGCGAAGTACTTTACGGTGCAGCCCATtccatgccagcagcagggccacatTCTCGACCTTGGACAGCTGAATCGGAATACGCTGCGCCGCttcgagctgcagctgcacttcAGCGGCCCCGGCAAGCTCATAGCAGCCGCACGCACAGCTGTACGCATTCCCGGACTCTTTGTTGACTTTAGCATCAGCCCGGAGCAGCA CGCTGATAAGAAATTCTCGTTCTGGTCCGAGCAGTGCTCCACGCTGGAGTACTTCAAGAAGAAGTATCGCAATATGCTGGAGCGACTGGCAGATGCTCACAATCCCCAGCTGAAGCATTCGCACTCCTTCGATCTGGATCGTCTGCTGAAGCACCAGCGCACGCTGACGGGCAAGGATCGTCGCTTGATGCAGGAGTACTACAACAGTCTGAATCCCTCGGTCTATGCCGATCACAAGCATCACTTCACGCTGGCCAAGGTGTACTCGGGCAGTCAGTCGAACTACTCCGGCGTGGATGTGCGCATCGTTGGTTACTTTAAGCCCGAGGCGCGTTACTACGAAAAGCATCAGTTTGTGGAGGATTACATATACATCGAT CTACACATGGGACCCACTCTGCCCATACTGCTGCTGGGCTCCATAGCCGCTTGA
- the LOC117901643 gene encoding glutamate receptor ionotropic, kainate 2, with protein sequence MWTHRIVLLCCMWSAFFVCHSQQQQINIGAFFYDDELELEKEFMAVVNAINGPESEQTFRLYPLIKRLKPEDGSVTMQEEACDLIDNGVAAIFGPSSKAASDIVALVCNNTGIPHIEFDVADEEHVAERPNHQMTLNLYPSQVILSKAYADIVQNFGWRKFTIVYDSSDAKAAARLQDLLQLREVHNDVVRVRKFQQDDDYRVMWKSIRGERRVVLDCPPGMLVELLNSSSEFGLTGQFNHIFLTNLETYTDHLEELSAANESFAVNITAARLLLTPEPPSYSLPYGYVTQRENVVFETNDSPRTLLHDLIHDALQLFWQSWRNASYFYPDRMVVPRMSCDFAAAGGRTWQMGRYLMRLMKGTSGMNNTNFRTTSLQFDDEGQRITFNIEVYDPLDGIGIAVWDPRGQITQRNVDAKVQKKIIYRVATRIGPPYFSYNETARELNLTGNAIYQGYAVDLIDAIAQEVGFEYQFVPVADQQYGKQDKDTKQWNGIIGEIINNDAHMGICDLTITQARRTAVDFTVPFMQLGVSILAYKSPHKVKALDAYLQPFGGEVWIWILISVFVMTFLKAIMARIAKTEWENPHPCNRDPEVLENQWHLHNTFWLTVASIMTAGCDILPRSPQVRMFEATWWIFAIIIANSYTANLAAFLTSSKMEGSIANLKDLSGQKEVHFGTIYGGSTYNLLADSNETTYRLAFNLMNNDDPSAYTKDNAEGVDRVQKNRGDYMFLMETTTLEYHREQHCDLRSVGEKFGEKHYAIAVPFGAEYRSNLSVAILHLSERGQLYDLKQKWWKNPNSSCFEEPDPDATPDMTFEELRGIFYTLYMGLLIAFLIGITEFLVYVQQVALEERLTFKLAFRKEIRFVLCVWNNKKPITAGTPVSSLRTTPRPSLEKSLERTPKSSRRIVLGRSSEEMCELPAGGASSSSSSSNTQKSNRKKKLQQEARL encoded by the exons ATGTGGACGCACCGCATAGTTCTGCTTTGCTGCATGTGGAGTGCATTTTTCgtgtgccacagccagcagcaacaaatcaacATTG GTGCCTTCTTCTACGACGatgaactggagctggagaaggagttTATGGCGGTGGTGAATGCCATCAATGGTCCAGAGTCGGAGCAAACCTTTCGCTTGTATCCGCTAATAAAACGCCTCAAGCCCGAGGATGGCAGCGTGACAATGCAGGAGGAGG CTTGCGATCTCATAGATAATGGTGTCGCGGCTATTTTCGGACCAAGTTCAAAGGCGGCGAGCG ACATCGTTGCTTTGGTGTGCAACAACACGGGCATACCCCACATAGAATTCGATGTGGCGGACGAGGAGCATGTGGCGGAGCGACCCAACCATCAAATGACGCTCAATCTGTACCCCTCGCAGGTAATACTGTCCAAGGCCTATGCGGATATTGTGCAGAACTTTGGCTGGCGCAAGTTCACAATTGTCTACGATTCGAGTGATG CGAAGGCCGCTGCTCGCTTGcaggatctgctgcagctgcgtgaAGTCCACAATGATGTGGTGCGTGTGCGCAAGTTCCAGCAGGACGATGACTACCGCGTCATGTGGAAGAGCATCCGGGGAGAGCGACGCGTGGTGCTGGACTGTCCGCCGGGCATGCTGGTGGAGCTGCTCAATTCCTCCTCGGAGTTTGGTCTCACGGGGCAGTTCAAT CACATATTCCTGACCAATCTGGAGACCTACACGGATCATTTGGAGGAGCTTTCGGCAGCCAACGAATCCTTTGCGGTGAACATAACAGCAGCGCGTTTGCTGCTAACACCAGAGCCACCTTCC TACTCCCTGCCCTATGGCTATGTTACGCAGCGCGAAAATGTTGTCTTTGAGACGAACGATTCGCCACGCACTCTGCTGCACGACCTCATCCACGATGCCCTGCAGCTGTTCTGGCAGTCGTGGCGCAATGCCAGCTACTTCTATCCCGACCGGATGGTTGTGCCGCGAATGAGCTGCGACTTTGCGGCCGCCGGAGGTCGCACCTGGCAAATGGGACGCTATCTCATGCGCCTCATGAAGGGG ACTTCCGGCATGAACAACACCAACTTTCGCACCACCAGCCTGCAGTTCGATGACGAGGGCCAGCGCATAACCTTCAACATTGAGGTGTACGATCCCCTGGACGGCATCGGCATTGCCGTGTGGGACCCGCGGGGCCAGATAACGCAGCGCAATGTCGATGCCAAGGTGCAGAAGAAGATTATCTATCGCGTGGCCACACGCATCGGGCCGCCGTACTTCTCCTACAACGAGACGGCGCGGGAGCTGAACCTCACGGGCAATGCCATCTACCAGGGCTATGCGGTGGATCTCATCGATGCCATTGCCCAGGAGGTGGGCTTCGAGTATCAGTTTGTGCCGGTGGCGGATCAGCAGTACGGCAAGCAGGACAAGGACACGAAGCAGTGGAACGGCATCATTGGGGAGATAATTAATAAT GACGCTCACATGGGCATCTGTGACCTGACCATCACGCAGGCTCGTCGCACCGCCGTGGACTTCACGGTGCCCTTCATGCAGCTGGGCGTCAGCATTCTCGCCTACAAGAGCCCGCACAAGGTGAAGGCTTTGGATGCCTATCTGCAGCCCTTTGGCGGTGAGGTTTGGATTTGGATATTGATTTCGGTGTTTGTGATGACCTTCCTGAAGGCCATCATGGCGCGCATTGCCAAGACCGAGTGGGAGAACCCACATCCGTGCAACCGCGATCCCGAAGTGCTCGAGAATCAGTGGCATTTGCACAACACCTTCTGGCTGACGGTGGCCTCCATCATGACGGCCGGCTGTGACATTTTGCCGCGCAGTCCGCAGGTGCGCATGTTCGAGGCCACGTGGTGGATCTTTGCCATCATCATAGCCAACTCGTACACGGCCAATCTGGCCGCCTTTCTCACCAGCTCCAAGATGGAGGGCAGCATTGCCAATCTCAAGGATTTGAGTGGCCAAAAGGAGGTGCATTTCGGCACCATCTACGGCGGCAGCACCTACAATCTGCTCGCAGACTCCAATGAGACAACCTACCGCCTGGCCTTCAATCTCATGAACAACGACGATCCCTCGGCCTACACCAAGGACAATGCGGAGGGCGTGGATCGCGTGCAGAAGAATCGCGGGGACTATATGTTCCTGATGGAGACGACCACGCTGGAGTACCATCGCGAGCAGCACTGCGATCTGCGCTCTGTGGGCGAGAAATTCGGGGAGAAGCACTACGCCATAGCGGTGCCCTTTGGTGCGGAGTATCGCTCCAATCTGAGCGTGGCCATTCTGCATTTGAGCGAGCGCGGACAGCTGTACGATCTGAAGCAAAAGTGGTGGAAGAATCCAAATTCGTCGTGCTTCGAGGAGCCCGATCCGGATGCCACGCCCGACATGACATTCGAGGAGCTGCGCGGCATCTTCTACACACTGTACATGGGCCTGCTGATAGCCTTTCTCATTGGCATCACCGAGTTTCTGGTCTACGTGCAGCAGGTGGCACTCGAGGAGCGG CTCACATTCAAGTTGGCATTCAGAAAGGAGATTCGATTCGTGCTCTGCGTGTGGAACAACAAGAAGCCCATCACGGCGGGCACTCCCGTCTCCAGTTTGCGCACCACGCCACGTCCCTCCCTGGAGAAATCTCTCGAGCGCACTCCAAAGTCGAGCAGGCGCATTGTGCTCGGCCGCTCCTCCGAGGAGATGTGCGAACTCCCAGCTGGCGGcgcatcctccagctccagctcctcaaACACGCAGAAATCGAACAGGAAGAAAAAGTTGCAGCAGGAGGCGCGTCTCTGA